ATTCCGATTTTACGGTGAGCGCCAATTCTTCATTCATCACCGCTACCGCCAAGGAATTGGCTTGCGCAAACAGATGATGCCCTCTGGCTATCCGGTTACGCTGGAAAACATGTTCCGGTTTGACGTCAAAAATTGAAATGGCTTTATTGTCCAGTTCTATGTCGATTATTTCGCCGATCACTTCGTCAATTGGCAAGGATTTCACTTCGTCGTCAAAAGTTTTCTCGGCGACATGCTTAATGCGCTCCCGAAGTTCGGGAATCGAAAGCTCCATCCGGTCGAGACGGATCGTCTGCACACTGACCCCGAACTCGATCGATAATTCTTCATCGGTCACGAACGGATTGTCTTTAATTGAGGATTTCAGCGCTTCCTGTCGCTCTTTTTTAGGTCTTCTCACTATGTCACCGCCCGCTATTAGCACTTGGTACTAATATGAGTATATAAACAACAAAAAAAGAATGCAAGGAAAATCGGTCCCCTTGCATCCTAATCAAGTCTTCCACCTTCCAGAATACCGGAATCTTCGAGCATCGCCCGCAAACATTTCGTCTCATCCGAAATCCAAAATGAGTCACTGGCGATCAACGCCTCGGCGTCTTTTCTCGCCGCTTCAAGTGCCCGGTAATCATGTACCAGGTCCGCCATACGGAATTCGGGTATACCGCTTTGCTTGCGTCCAAAGAAATCACCAGGCCCGCGCAGCTCCAAATCCTTTTCAGCCAGGATAAAGCCGTCATTGGTTTCCGTCATCGAATTCATGCGCTCTTTGCCGATCTCCGTTTTCGGGTCCGCCAATAACACACAATAGGATTGGTCACTGCCGCGCCCGACCCGCCCGCGCAATTGATGCAGCTGAGACAAGCCAAATCGCTCAGCATCATAAATAAGCATGAACGATGCATTCGGGACGTTAACACCTACTTCGACGACAGTGGTCGACACCAGCACAGCAATTTCTCCTTCTGCGAATTCACGCATCGTTTGTTCTTTTTCGTCCGGGTGTAGCCGGCCATGCATCAATCCCACCGTATGGCGCCCTTCGAAATACACCGTTAATTGCTGGTACAGTTCGACGGCATTTTGATACTCCAAGGTTTCGGATTCTTCAATCAGTGGAGCGATGACATACGCTTGTCGACCGGCAAGAAGTTCTTTTTCCATGCGGCCGACGATCTTGCCAAACATCTCTTTTTTCATCCAATACGTTTCGATTTCTTTTCGCCCAGCCGGCATTTCATCAATGATTGACACATCCATTTCACCGAAAGCCGAAATCGCGAGCGTTCTCGGAATTGGCGTCGCTGTCATAAACAACACATCCGGATTTAATGCTTTATCTTTCAATACTCTGCGCTGGTCAACGCCAAAGCGGTGCTGCTCATCCGTGATAACAAGGCCCAAGCTTTTAAACAACACTTCCGGTTGAATCAACGCATGGGTCCCGATGAGGATATCGATTTCGCCATCCACTAACCGCTTTAGTACTTCTTTGCGCCTCTTGCCTTTAACGGACCCCGTTAACAAGGCCACACTAACCCCAAAGGGCCGGAACCATTCTTCAAGCGTATTGGCATGTTGCTCCGCTAGAATTTCGGTCGGTGCCATGAGCGCCCCTTGTTTACCTGCTGTTACGGCAGCATATAAAGCAATTGCTGCAACCACCGTCTTGCCGGATCCGACGTCCCCTTGCAATAAACGGTTCATCCGGAACGGTTCTTTCATATCGCGACAAATTTCGTTGACGACGCGCTTTTGCGCACTGGTCAAATCGAACGGCAAGTCATCGATAAATGCTTTTAAGCGCTCCAAATCATAATCGATAAACGATCCACCCTCGGCTTCACGATTTTTCTTGCGCAGCGCCTGCATCTTCAACTGGAATTGCAGTAATTCTTCGTACACAAAGCGACGTCTTGCTTGTTTGAGCGAGGATGCATCTTCTGGAAAATGGACGGTCTCGAGTGCTTGCTCAAACGGCAGTAATTGGTACTCTTCCCGGATAGAAGCGGGCAGGCAATCCGAGAGCTCGCCTTTTGTAGAGTCTAGCGCCTGCCGCATCAACTTACGGAACGTTTTTTGGTGCATGGAACCTTTCAAACTATACACCGGTTCAAAATCTGCACCGCCTGTCCGCGGTCCGATCGAATGGCTGGACACCGTGATCAATTGGCGGCCACGGTCCCATTTACCGGTCAAGGTAACGACCGCCCCGATTTGAAGTTTGGCTTTCACATAGTGTTGGTTGAAAAAAACCGCCTTGACCAGATGGCGGCCAACAAGCACCGTCACAGTCGTCCGCGATTTATTTTTCCCTAAAAAAAGGACGGAAGGCTCGTTTTCGACCCTTCCCTCCACCGTTACCCGTTCATTATGGGGCGTCTCAGCCAGGTCTTTGAGCTGAAAATCCTCGTGGCGATACGGAAAGGTCATGATCAAGTCTTCAAGACTTTCGATTTTCATGTCCCGCAGGGTTTCAGCCGCCTGTTTTCCGACCCCTTTCAACGAAGAGACCGGTGCTTTATTGTCCACTGCCAACTACCGAGCCACCGAAAATTTTGGATTCCAGCCATTTGCCTGTCGGTGTCGCGGCCAATCCGCCTTTCGCTGTTTCACGGAACGCGCTAGGCATTGCTTGGCCAATTTCAAACATGGCGCTGATGACTTCGTCGCACGGGATGCGGCTGGTTACGCCAGCGAGGGCCATATCTGCTGCAACGACTGCATTGGATGCACCCATCGCATTGCGTTTCACACATGGCACTTCTACGAGCCCCGCCACAGGGTCGCAGACTAGACCGAGCATATTCTTTAAAGTGATAGCAAAGGCTTCCGAACTTTGCTGAGGTGTGCCGCCAGCCATTTCGATAATGGCCGCAGAAGCCATTGCAGCTGCAGAACCAACTTCTGCCTGACACCCGCCAGCTGCTCCTGAGATCGAAGCGTTATTCGCTACGACAAATCCAAAAGCACCCGAAGTGAACAAATAACGGATCATTTGCTCACGCGTCGGATTCAGTTTATTTTTTACGGCAAATAATGTTCCCGGCACAACCCCTGCAGAGCCCGCAGTCGGCGTCGCACAAATGGTACCCATCGCCGCGTTCACTTCATTGGTCGCCACGGCTTTACTGACCGCATCGAGCAGTAGATCACCAGACAAGCTATTGCCTTGCTGCATGTATTTTTGCAACAGCACCGCGTCTCCACCCGTCAAACCAGAAACGGAGTGCACGCCTTGCAGGCCTTTTTCAACCGCTTCTTCCATGACCGTCAAATTACGGTCCATTTGTTGCATAATATCTTCCCGCGAACGGTCTGTGATAAGCATTTCTTGCTCAATCATGATTTCAGAAATGAGCTTGCCTTCTTTTTCTGCCCGTTCAACGAGTTCCCTTACATTTCGGAATAGAACATCCATTTCTCTTACCTCCTGTTTAGTCGGCGATGCGCGTAACTTGCGTAATATTCGGCAACTCGCGCAATTCATCCATAACTTCTACGTTTACCGTTTGATCGACTTCAATGACCATCAATGCCATGTCGCCACGTTCTTTGCGGGACACTTCCATATGGCCAATATTAATGTCGTATTTATATAAACAATTCGCTACGTTTGCGATACAACCCGAACGATCGTCGTGAACGACGAGAATCGCCGGATGGTTGCCAGAGAGCCTGAGCGGGAAACCATTCAGTTCCGTAATTTCGATTTTGCCTCCACCGATCGAGATGCCCATCATCGACATTTCGGATTTGTCATCCCCAATGACGATGCGCGCCGTATTCGGATGGTCGACATTACCTGTTTCCGGGATAAATTCATAGCTCATGCCAAGCTTTTCCGCTTCTTCAAATGCGGTTTTGATGCGTTCGTCGAACGTATCGTAATCTAGTAAGCCACCAATAATCGCTACATCGGTCGAATGCCCTTTATAGGTTTCGGCGAAAGAACCGTACAAATGGATCTTCGCCCATGATGGCTGCCTACCGAATAAATCTCGCGCTACTCGACCGATACGCGCTGCCCCCGCTGTATGCGAAGATGATGGCCCGATCATGACCGGGCCGATTATATCAAAAACAGATTTGAACTTCATGCTCAAACCCCTCACTTTCCGTCTCGTATAATTTCATTTTACATGAAAAGTGCACAGGAAACAAAGATAATAAAGCGCATACATTGTCTTAACCATGGGCTTTTCTCACCAGTTATGAAGACTCTTTCTGTTGCGCATCGTTTTGCCCTTCAGCTAAAACTTTTCTATTTTGGAAAAATAAAAAGCGGAAGCCCGGTGTCTTATTCCCGGACCTCCGCCTAACATTATTCAACTGCCAGAATATAAGGATAAAGTGGCTGCTTGCCGTTGTGGATTTCCACTTCGACATCGCCATTCAATGATTCGATAAAGGCCCCGAGCTTTTCAGCATCGGCTTCTTCGACATCTTCTCCAAAGAGAATGGTGACGATTTCTGCATCCGCATCGACCAGTTTTTTGCACAATTCTTCAGTGACTTTTTCCAGGCTTTCATCCGACACAACAATCTTGCCTTCGGAAATCCCCATGAAATCGTCTTTTTTAATAGAGATGCCATCGATCGATGTGTCACGGACTGCAAAAGTGACCGATCCCGACTTGACATGCTGGATTGCCTCTCCCATCGCTTGGCGGTTATCTGCGACGCCAGCTTCTGGATTGAAGGCTAACAGCGCCGACATGCCTTGCGGGACATCTTTTGTCGGCACAACAGCCGCTTCGATATCGAGAAGCTCTGCCGCTTGTTCCGCTGCCATGATGATGTTTTTGTTGTTTGGTAGGATCAAGACGCGCTCAGCACCGATCGACCGAACTGCATTGACAATGTCTTCTGTTGACGGATTCATCGTCTGGCCGCCTTCAATTACATAGGAGGCACCGATTGAACGAAGCAGTTCCGCTACGCCTTCACCCATTGCGATCGTGACGATTGCGTATGGGTGTTTCGTTTCTTCCGTTGGAGCGGCTTTTTTATGGCCTTCCCCGACAATATCGGTATGCTGCTGGCGCATATTTTCGATCTTCATGCTGATCAGGCTTCCGTATTCTTGGCCGTATGTAAGAACTTTCCCCGGCTCTTCAGAGTGAATATGGATTTTCGCAATTTCGTCGTCTGAAATAACTAATAACGAATCGCCATAAGCGCTCAAGTCCGTTCGAAATGCAGCTTCGTTGAACGAGCGTTTATCGTCTTCGAATTTAACCATAAATTCTGTACAATAGCCGAATTCGATATCTTCCGTGTTCATGAAGCCGGCAATGTTTTTGTGATGCTCAGCACTGACCAAATCATCCATCGAATTATCGACATGCTTCTCAGGTAGGGCTTCGCCTTTCAATGAGGCAAGAAATCCTTCGTAGACATAAACAAGACCTTGCCCGCCACTGTCAACAACACCAACTTCTTTGAGTACCGGCAATAGATCCGGAGTTCTCTCAAGTGATGCTTTTGCTTCTGTAACGACCGCTTCAAACAGTACGATGATATCTTCTTCGCTGTCTGCTAAGGTCATGCCTTTTGCTGCCGCGTCTTTTGCGACTGTTAGGATTGTCCCTTCAACTGGTTTCATGACGGCTTTATAAGCCGTCTCGACCCCATGTTGCAAAGCTTCTGCCAATTTTTTCGCAGATAGTTCCTGCTCGTCAGCAATGAACTTGCCGAATCCGCGGAACAATTGGGATAAAATGACGCCCGAGTTGCCGCGCGCTCCCATTAGGAGGCCTTTCGATAAAGCACTTGCTGTTTTTCCGATATGTTCTTGTGCATGAGATTCCGTCTCTTTAGCACCGGATGTCATCGATAAATTCATGTTCGTCCCAGTATCGCCATCAGGCACAGGGAAAACGTTCAATGCATCTACATAATCCGCATTTTGGTATAGATGGTGCGAACCCATCTGTACCATCTCAGCGAATTTCACTCCGTTTAATGACTTCATAACCGAATTTTCCTCCTCTTACGGGTTCGTCACACGAACACCCTGGACATAAATGTTTACCGCACTAACCGGCATGCCCAATGTTTTTGTTATCGTATATTTCACTTTTGATTGGACTTGATACGCCACTTCCGAAATTTTTGTTCCGTAGCTGATGATTACATACATATCAATGACCAAATCGCCATCTTCCTGGCGCACAAGGACTCCTTTGGCAAAGTTTTCTTTGCGGAGAATATCCGTGAGGCCATCGCGGATCTGGTGTTTAGTTGCCATCCCTACGATACCGTAGCATTCGATCGCAGCGCCGCCGGCTATTTGGGCTATCACATCATTAGAAATATCGATTTGACCATATTCATTATTCAACTCAATCGACATTAAAATTCCTCCTCGAGTCCTATTTCACTCTTTTCATTCTACATGAAAGCCCTTTATAAGAAAAGCCAACGTTTTAGGCTGTAAAGGTTTTTTTCTTGAAAGGCTGTGATTTTCACTTGCGCCCCTCTTTTTTCTATGGTAAATTATTAAAGTATGTGAAACGAAAAACGAACTGAAATTCTATTATAATTTTCAGCTTCACTTGTGAGGAGGGACTTACATGCCAAAAGTATGTGCAGTATCTGGACGTAAAGCTCGTGCAGGAAACAGCCGTTCACACGCGTTGAACTCGACAAAACGTACATGGGGAGCAAACCTTCAAAAAGTTCGCATCCTTGTAGACGGCAAGCCGAAACGTGTATGGGTTTCCGCGAGAGCATTGAAATCAGGAAAAGTTGAG
This is a stretch of genomic DNA from Planococcus maritimus. It encodes these proteins:
- the sdaAA gene encoding L-serine ammonia-lyase, iron-sulfur-dependent, subunit alpha, which translates into the protein MDVLFRNVRELVERAEKEGKLISEIMIEQEMLITDRSREDIMQQMDRNLTVMEEAVEKGLQGVHSVSGLTGGDAVLLQKYMQQGNSLSGDLLLDAVSKAVATNEVNAAMGTICATPTAGSAGVVPGTLFAVKNKLNPTREQMIRYLFTSGAFGFVVANNASISGAAGGCQAEVGSAAAMASAAIIEMAGGTPQQSSEAFAITLKNMLGLVCDPVAGLVEVPCVKRNAMGASNAVVAADMALAGVTSRIPCDEVISAMFEIGQAMPSAFRETAKGGLAATPTGKWLESKIFGGSVVGSGQ
- a CDS encoding DAK2 domain-containing protein — protein: MKSLNGVKFAEMVQMGSHHLYQNADYVDALNVFPVPDGDTGTNMNLSMTSGAKETESHAQEHIGKTASALSKGLLMGARGNSGVILSQLFRGFGKFIADEQELSAKKLAEALQHGVETAYKAVMKPVEGTILTVAKDAAAKGMTLADSEEDIIVLFEAVVTEAKASLERTPDLLPVLKEVGVVDSGGQGLVYVYEGFLASLKGEALPEKHVDNSMDDLVSAEHHKNIAGFMNTEDIEFGYCTEFMVKFEDDKRSFNEAAFRTDLSAYGDSLLVISDDEIAKIHIHSEEPGKVLTYGQEYGSLISMKIENMRQQHTDIVGEGHKKAAPTEETKHPYAIVTIAMGEGVAELLRSIGASYVIEGGQTMNPSTEDIVNAVRSIGAERVLILPNNKNIIMAAEQAAELLDIEAAVVPTKDVPQGMSALLAFNPEAGVADNRQAMGEAIQHVKSGSVTFAVRDTSIDGISIKKDDFMGISEGKIVVSDESLEKVTEELCKKLVDADAEIVTILFGEDVEEADAEKLGAFIESLNGDVEVEIHNGKQPLYPYILAVE
- the recG gene encoding ATP-dependent DNA helicase RecG gives rise to the protein MDNKAPVSSLKGVGKQAAETLRDMKIESLEDLIMTFPYRHEDFQLKDLAETPHNERVTVEGRVENEPSVLFLGKNKSRTTVTVLVGRHLVKAVFFNQHYVKAKLQIGAVVTLTGKWDRGRQLITVSSHSIGPRTGGADFEPVYSLKGSMHQKTFRKLMRQALDSTKGELSDCLPASIREEYQLLPFEQALETVHFPEDASSLKQARRRFVYEELLQFQLKMQALRKKNREAEGGSFIDYDLERLKAFIDDLPFDLTSAQKRVVNEICRDMKEPFRMNRLLQGDVGSGKTVVAAIALYAAVTAGKQGALMAPTEILAEQHANTLEEWFRPFGVSVALLTGSVKGKRRKEVLKRLVDGEIDILIGTHALIQPEVLFKSLGLVITDEQHRFGVDQRRVLKDKALNPDVLFMTATPIPRTLAISAFGEMDVSIIDEMPAGRKEIETYWMKKEMFGKIVGRMEKELLAGRQAYVIAPLIEESETLEYQNAVELYQQLTVYFEGRHTVGLMHGRLHPDEKEQTMREFAEGEIAVLVSTTVVEVGVNVPNASFMLIYDAERFGLSQLHQLRGRVGRGSDQSYCVLLADPKTEIGKERMNSMTETNDGFILAEKDLELRGPGDFFGRKQSGIPEFRMADLVHDYRALEAARKDAEALIASDSFWISDETKCLRAMLEDSGILEGGRLD
- a CDS encoding Asp23/Gls24 family envelope stress response protein, whose amino-acid sequence is MSIELNNEYGQIDISNDVIAQIAGGAAIECYGIVGMATKHQIRDGLTDILRKENFAKGVLVRQEDGDLVIDMYVIISYGTKISEVAYQVQSKVKYTITKTLGMPVSAVNIYVQGVRVTNP
- the fapR gene encoding transcription factor FapR, with the protein product MRRPKKERQEALKSSIKDNPFVTDEELSIEFGVSVQTIRLDRMELSIPELRERIKHVAEKTFDDEVKSLPIDEVIGEIIDIELDNKAISIFDVKPEHVFQRNRIARGHHLFAQANSLAVAVMNEELALTVKSELQFLKPVKAGQRVVAKAQVTDRQPQKHRAFVKVVSTVDQAVVFIGTFEMYRMTEQSEGDNS
- the rpmB gene encoding 50S ribosomal protein L28, with protein sequence MPKVCAVSGRKARAGNSRSHALNSTKRTWGANLQKVRILVDGKPKRVWVSARALKSGKVERV
- the sdaAB gene encoding L-serine ammonia-lyase, iron-sulfur-dependent subunit beta, producing the protein MKFKSVFDIIGPVMIGPSSSHTAGAARIGRVARDLFGRQPSWAKIHLYGSFAETYKGHSTDVAIIGGLLDYDTFDERIKTAFEEAEKLGMSYEFIPETGNVDHPNTARIVIGDDKSEMSMMGISIGGGKIEITELNGFPLRLSGNHPAILVVHDDRSGCIANVANCLYKYDINIGHMEVSRKERGDMALMVIEVDQTVNVEVMDELRELPNITQVTRIAD